One window of Brevibacterium pigmentatum genomic DNA carries:
- a CDS encoding bifunctional glycosyltransferase/CDP-glycerol:glycerophosphate glycerophosphotransferase, translated as MADKKYAVVSAVYNVSRYLDDFLASLDRQTIDHSLVEIILVDDGSTDDSLNRLNEWAAATDFSVTVLTKANGGQSSARNFGLDAVTAEWVTFTDPDDTLADDYFEAVESALESQRGAEMVICHLVDHFEETGEIKDSHPLRHRFRGGDQLVDIDRFPEYVHLHASSAFFRVAKINNLELRYDERIRPTFEDGHFVQRYLLALPKRLVSVVDSAKYFYRRRADRSSTLQTSGTDPKKYTTVLELGCLQLLEQAAPEVPLWLQYVIIYELTWTLRTEEATFSQASGLDTAAAARFHEVVALIRKHLSAEAIESFSLINRSSTQIEALAHGYEAEDWRWQSVVIGRFDEVRRLVELRYRFKGRAPHEEIRFRGKRIQPFAAKTRDFTYLRRALLHERIIWVPVDGTVTINLDGVATPLTFEHPKRNQYSIRPSKVQERRGAKRKPNTETKLRKRRTSLTMEDRFVLSLARSAPVQKLFAGAWVLMDRNLNANDNAEHLFRYLRRRRREINAWFVVERKSPDWDRLRAEGFKRLIPYGSVLWKALCLNASFIVSSHADAYVYSPFVFPNGEKPNWRFVFLQHGVTQNNLSGWLNGKNIAGIVASTAEEYASIVGDHSPYKFSAKEVALTGMPRHDILVKKSAERNPEHRQIIAIMPTWREFLAGARAGRGHQRDLNPEFFSSEFLNRWMGILNSAELKKMSQDHGCTILFMPHPNLEGYLPELTLPSYVEVASYSDVNVQDVIAQSAVVVTDYSSIAFDAAIVRRPVVYYQFDRELVFGGGHPTKPGYYSYDQAGFGPVALEHEQVIEAIGATLQIGKDPGPEYLRRIERTFVTPGRACSRVTEMIEELDRPVNIGDHRPTPEAPQIQYTN; from the coding sequence ATGGCCGATAAGAAATATGCAGTGGTCTCCGCTGTCTACAACGTCTCGCGCTATCTCGATGACTTTCTTGCCTCTCTCGACCGGCAGACCATTGACCACTCCCTCGTGGAGATCATCCTCGTCGATGACGGTTCGACGGATGACTCACTTAATCGCCTGAACGAGTGGGCTGCCGCAACCGACTTCTCAGTGACTGTTCTGACGAAGGCCAACGGCGGGCAGTCATCGGCGCGAAACTTCGGGCTCGATGCCGTCACTGCCGAGTGGGTGACATTCACTGATCCTGATGACACCCTGGCCGACGACTACTTCGAAGCCGTCGAGTCTGCGTTGGAATCGCAACGTGGCGCTGAGATGGTGATCTGCCACTTGGTCGATCACTTCGAAGAGACCGGCGAGATCAAAGACTCACACCCGCTTCGCCATCGATTCCGCGGAGGAGATCAGCTGGTCGACATCGACCGGTTCCCCGAATACGTGCATCTGCATGCCTCCTCCGCATTCTTTCGAGTGGCAAAGATCAACAACCTCGAGCTTCGATACGACGAAAGAATCCGCCCGACGTTTGAAGACGGCCACTTCGTTCAGAGGTACCTCCTGGCTCTGCCAAAGCGACTCGTCTCTGTTGTCGACTCCGCCAAATATTTCTATCGCCGACGAGCAGATAGGTCTTCGACACTGCAAACCAGTGGGACCGATCCGAAGAAGTACACCACGGTCCTCGAACTCGGATGCCTTCAGCTTCTCGAACAGGCGGCCCCCGAAGTCCCACTGTGGCTGCAGTACGTCATCATTTATGAACTGACCTGGACTCTGCGGACTGAAGAGGCCACCTTTTCACAGGCTTCCGGTCTTGATACTGCCGCTGCGGCCCGGTTCCACGAAGTCGTGGCATTGATCCGTAAGCACCTATCAGCCGAAGCGATCGAGTCGTTTTCACTGATCAACCGATCGTCGACGCAGATCGAAGCACTTGCCCACGGGTATGAAGCCGAAGACTGGCGGTGGCAATCGGTTGTCATAGGTCGATTCGACGAAGTCCGTCGACTCGTCGAATTGAGGTACCGATTCAAAGGACGAGCACCGCACGAGGAGATTCGGTTCAGAGGAAAACGGATTCAACCGTTCGCAGCCAAGACCCGTGATTTTACGTACTTGCGACGGGCTTTGCTTCATGAGCGAATCATTTGGGTTCCGGTCGATGGCACTGTAACGATCAATCTTGACGGGGTTGCCACGCCGTTGACGTTTGAACATCCGAAGCGGAACCAGTACTCCATCCGACCTTCAAAAGTTCAGGAGCGACGAGGTGCGAAAAGGAAGCCGAACACGGAGACGAAGCTTCGGAAACGCCGTACTAGCCTGACAATGGAAGACCGCTTCGTGCTGTCACTTGCCCGATCAGCACCAGTCCAAAAACTCTTCGCTGGTGCCTGGGTGCTGATGGATCGCAATCTCAATGCTAACGATAACGCTGAGCACCTCTTTCGATATTTGCGTAGGCGGCGACGTGAGATCAACGCGTGGTTTGTTGTCGAGCGGAAGTCGCCTGATTGGGATCGTTTGCGTGCAGAAGGTTTCAAGAGGCTGATCCCTTATGGTTCTGTTTTGTGGAAGGCGCTCTGCCTCAACGCCAGCTTTATCGTCTCCTCTCATGCTGACGCTTATGTCTACTCACCTTTCGTCTTTCCTAATGGTGAGAAGCCGAATTGGAGATTTGTATTCCTCCAACACGGCGTAACCCAGAACAATCTCTCTGGCTGGTTGAACGGCAAGAACATCGCTGGAATCGTGGCGTCGACGGCAGAAGAGTACGCCTCGATAGTTGGAGATCATTCACCGTATAAGTTCAGTGCTAAAGAAGTTGCACTGACAGGAATGCCACGTCACGACATACTAGTTAAGAAATCGGCAGAGCGGAACCCTGAACATCGGCAAATCATTGCGATCATGCCGACTTGGCGAGAATTCTTAGCCGGTGCCAGAGCCGGCCGAGGACATCAACGCGACCTCAATCCGGAATTCTTCTCATCTGAGTTCCTGAATCGGTGGATGGGCATTCTCAACTCGGCCGAACTCAAGAAGATGTCGCAGGATCATGGTTGCACGATCCTATTCATGCCGCACCCGAATCTTGAAGGATACCTGCCGGAACTGACGCTTCCCTCTTACGTGGAAGTTGCTTCCTACTCGGATGTGAACGTTCAAGACGTCATCGCTCAATCGGCAGTCGTGGTCACCGACTATTCTTCAATTGCCTTCGATGCGGCCATTGTCCGTCGCCCCGTTGTGTACTACCAGTTCGACCGAGAGCTGGTCTTCGGTGGTGGGCATCCGACAAAGCCCGGATATTACTCGTATGACCAAGCCGGGTTTGGTCCTGTCGCACTTGAGCACGAACAAGTAATAGAAG